Proteins encoded in a region of the Gammaproteobacteria bacterium genome:
- a CDS encoding Signal transduction histidine kinase — translation MKKIVSIGILIACISASWAEDYTSAKDAEILVMDAVKALGADREGTLKEITAKDKKWVHLDLYPVVYDMTGKCLAHGQNVKQVGKDLIEVADADGKEFVKERIALATSKGKFWQDYKFTDPITKKVLPKSAYCEKSNNDIICAGIYKR, via the coding sequence ATGAAAAAAATCGTGTCCATTGGTATTCTTATAGCTTGTATTAGTGCTTCATGGGCTGAAGACTATACGAGCGCAAAGGACGCTGAAATCTTGGTGATGGACGCCGTCAAGGCTCTCGGCGCTGACCGTGAAGGCACGCTCAAGGAGATTACCGCTAAGGACAAAAAATGGGTACACCTTGATCTGTATCCAGTTGTCTATGATATGACCGGAAAATGTCTAGCCCATGGCCAAAACGTAAAGCAGGTAGGTAAGGACCTCATTGAAGTGGCCGATGCCGATGGCAAGGAATTCGTCAAGGAACGTATCGCGCTTGCCACATCGAAAGGAAAATTTTGGCAAGATTACAAATTCACGGACCCGATCACCAAGAAAGTACTACCCAAATCGGCTTATTGCGAAAAATCCAACAACGATATCATCTGTGCAGGTATCTATAAGCGTTAG
- the erpA gene encoding iron-sulfur cluster insertion protein ErpA, producing the protein MKTNSSTATSQTDPDAPILFTDAAASKVRELITEENNDALMLRVFVTGGGCSGFQYGFTFDEDINEGDTQVKKGGVTLLVDPMSFQYLVGAEIDYSEDLEGAHFVIRNPNAVTTCGCGSSFSA; encoded by the coding sequence ATGAAAACTAATTCAAGCACCGCAACCAGTCAGACCGATCCGGATGCCCCTATCCTGTTCACGGATGCCGCAGCCTCCAAGGTTCGTGAATTGATCACGGAAGAAAATAACGACGCCTTGATGTTGCGTGTATTTGTTACCGGTGGAGGTTGCTCTGGTTTCCAGTATGGCTTCACCTTCGACGAAGATATTAACGAAGGGGATACTCAGGTTAAAAAGGGCGGGGTGACGCTTCTTGTCGATCCGATGAGTTTCCAGTATCTGGTAGGCGCGGAGATCGACTACAGTGAAGACCTCGAAGGGGCGCATTTTGTTATCCGCAACCCCAATGCGGTCACGACCTGCGGTTGCGGGTCTTCCTTCTCAGCTTGA